Proteins encoded together in one Candidatus Methylomirabilota bacterium window:
- a CDS encoding acyl-CoA dehydrogenase family protein, with amino-acid sequence MNFDFSADQKSLREQARKFLGEHASSARVRRILEGAAPYDAELWRGMGEMGWLGTAIPESYGGAGFGYLELCVLAEELGRSLAPTPFSSTIYLAGEALLLAGTDAQKKRWLPRITQGAAIGCFAMAEGPHVATPANLTARVESGHLTGTKMPVLDGDVADVAVVLAADGGAGRAGLFLVDLGGPGVTRTPVATVDPTRSHARIVFQRAPAEPLGAAGQGWALTERLLNRAAVLVAFEQLGGAQASLEMAREYALGRFAFGRQIGSFQAIKHKLADMYVAVELARSNAYYGAWALSTDAPELPVAAAAARVAACEAYYQAAKENIQIHGGMGFTWEFDCHLHYRRAKLTGLMLGSARRWKDLLVARLEAGAA; translated from the coding sequence ATGAACTTCGACTTCTCCGCCGATCAGAAGTCGCTGCGCGAGCAGGCTCGCAAGTTCCTCGGAGAGCACGCCTCGTCGGCCCGCGTGCGCCGCATCCTGGAGGGGGCCGCGCCCTACGACGCCGAGCTGTGGCGCGGCATGGGCGAGATGGGCTGGCTCGGGACCGCGATCCCCGAATCCTACGGGGGCGCCGGCTTCGGCTATCTCGAGCTGTGCGTGCTCGCGGAGGAGCTGGGCCGGAGCCTCGCGCCCACTCCGTTCTCCTCGACGATCTACCTGGCCGGCGAGGCGCTGCTGCTCGCCGGCACCGACGCCCAGAAGAAGCGCTGGCTGCCGCGCATCACCCAGGGCGCGGCGATCGGCTGCTTCGCGATGGCCGAGGGGCCCCACGTGGCGACGCCGGCCAACCTGACCGCGCGGGTCGAGAGCGGCCACCTGACCGGCACCAAGATGCCGGTACTGGACGGCGACGTCGCCGACGTCGCCGTGGTGCTGGCCGCCGACGGCGGCGCCGGACGCGCCGGGCTGTTCCTGGTGGACCTGGGCGGCCCCGGGGTGACGCGCACACCGGTCGCCACCGTGGATCCCACCCGCTCACACGCGCGGATCGTCTTCCAGCGCGCGCCCGCCGAGCCGCTGGGCGCGGCGGGCCAGGGCTGGGCGCTCACCGAGCGCCTGCTGAACCGCGCGGCGGTGCTGGTGGCCTTCGAGCAGCTCGGCGGCGCGCAGGCCTCGCTCGAGATGGCGCGCGAGTACGCGCTGGGCCGCTTCGCGTTCGGACGGCAGATCGGGTCGTTCCAGGCCATCAAGCACAAGCTCGCCGATATGTACGTGGCGGTGGAGCTGGCGCGCTCCAACGCCTACTACGGGGCCTGGGCGCTGTCGACGGACGCGCCCGAGCTGCCGGTGGCCGCGGCCGCCGCGCGCGTGGCCGCGTGCGAGGCCTATTACCAGGCCGCCAAGGAGAACATCCAGATCCACGGCGGCATGGGCTTCACGTGGGAGTTCGACTGCCATCTCCACTACCGGCGCGCCAAGCTGACCGGGCTCATGCTCGGCAGCGCGCGCCGGTGGAAGGATCTGCTGGTGGCCCGCCTCGAGGCGGGCGCCGCCTAG
- a CDS encoding amidase, whose amino-acid sequence MPARVRDLLARGPAIASALWRLPAAELAALIRAGKVSCREAAADALARLDAVNPHLNAVVRPRHEEALAEATAADEVLARGGPVGPLHGVPITVKVNVDMAGCPTDNGVVAFKELLATRDNPVVANLRRAGGIVIGRTNAPAFSMRWFTDNTLHGATRNPWDAARTPGGSSGGAAAATAAGIGAIGHGNDIAGSVRYPAYCCGLVGLRVSYGRVPSYNFSAPAARPISAQLMAVQGPLTRRVRDARLALAAMAGTDPYDPRCVDMPLEGPPVRRPIRVALVTNPAGRGGVAPAVADSVRQAGRSLAEAGYAVEEVEPPELGAVADLWATIAMDDTIAALEPAVQQFGDDGIKRALGFWRALHPARDARHVLDGLARRDHFLRLWEVFLAEHPLVVTPVSNEPAFPVDLDLVDADTTRRLMAAQIMQLAVPVLGLPSVSVPTGVADGLPMGVQITAGRFREDLCLDAATAIEARTPRLTPIDPR is encoded by the coding sequence GTGCCAGCACGAGTACGCGACCTACTCGCTCGGGGACCGGCCATAGCCTCCGCCCTCTGGCGACTGCCCGCGGCCGAGCTGGCCGCCCTGATTCGCGCCGGCAAGGTCTCCTGCCGCGAGGCGGCGGCCGACGCCCTGGCCCGGCTCGACGCGGTCAATCCGCATCTCAACGCGGTGGTGCGCCCACGGCACGAGGAGGCGCTGGCCGAGGCCACCGCGGCCGATGAGGTGCTGGCGCGCGGAGGCCCGGTGGGTCCGCTGCACGGCGTGCCGATCACCGTCAAGGTCAACGTGGACATGGCCGGCTGCCCCACCGACAACGGCGTGGTTGCCTTCAAGGAGCTGCTGGCCACGCGCGACAACCCGGTGGTGGCAAACCTCCGCCGCGCCGGCGGCATCGTCATCGGCCGCACCAACGCGCCCGCGTTCTCGATGCGCTGGTTCACCGACAACACCCTGCACGGCGCGACCCGCAATCCGTGGGACGCCGCGCGCACGCCGGGCGGCTCGAGCGGCGGCGCCGCCGCGGCCACCGCCGCCGGCATCGGCGCGATCGGCCACGGCAACGACATCGCGGGCTCGGTGCGCTACCCCGCGTACTGCTGCGGGCTGGTCGGCCTGCGCGTCAGCTACGGGCGCGTGCCGTCCTACAACTTCTCGGCCCCGGCGGCCCGGCCGATCTCCGCGCAGCTCATGGCCGTGCAGGGCCCGCTGACCCGCCGGGTGCGCGACGCGCGCCTGGCGCTCGCCGCGATGGCCGGCACCGATCCGTACGACCCGCGCTGCGTGGACATGCCGCTCGAGGGCCCGCCGGTGCGGCGGCCGATCCGCGTGGCGCTGGTCACCAACCCGGCGGGCCGCGGCGGTGTGGCGCCCGCGGTGGCCGACTCGGTCCGCCAGGCCGGGCGCTCGCTGGCCGAGGCGGGCTATGCGGTGGAAGAAGTGGAGCCGCCCGAGCTGGGCGCGGTCGCCGATCTCTGGGCCACGATCGCGATGGACGATACGATCGCCGCGCTGGAGCCCGCGGTGCAGCAGTTCGGCGACGACGGCATCAAGCGCGCGCTCGGTTTCTGGCGCGCGCTCCATCCCGCGCGGGACGCGCGCCACGTGCTGGACGGCCTCGCCCGCCGCGACCACTTCCTGCGCCTCTGGGAGGTGTTCCTGGCCGAGCATCCGCTCGTGGTCACGCCGGTCTCCAACGAGCCGGCGTTTCCGGTGGATCTGGACCTCGTCGACGCGGACACCACGCGGCGGCTCATGGCCGCCCAGATCATGCAGCTCGCGGTGCCGGTCCTGGGCCTGCCCTCGGTCTCGGTGCCCACCGGTGTCGCCGACGGCCTGCCGATGGGCGTGCAGATCACCGCGGGCCGCTTCCGCGAGGACCTCTGCCTCGACGCCGCCACCGCCATCGAAGCCCGCACCCCCAGACTGACCCCGATCGACCCCCGCTAG
- a CDS encoding Zn-dependent alcohol dehydrogenase, which yields MRATAAVLYEVKKPVVVEDVEVLEPDSHEVLVRWAANGVCHSDLHVITGDYPHPLPVVLGHEAAGVVEKVGPDVETVKVGDHVCSSYIPSCGRCAYCIGGQPTMCALRDKPRWFMHDGTTRFRRNGQPLHHFLQVAGYATHAVLPELSVIPIRADAPLDVVCLVSCGVLAGAGPVFNRAKVPPGASVAVWGTGGVGLNTIQAARMLGAGKIIAVDVMRQKLAWAEEFGATHTVDASKEDPVAAVQRISGSGGVDFSFEVVGTQQTIEQAVLATHRGGTCVVVGVSPAGTRISLDPTLFLQQRVLTGTSFGGGHQRTDVPMLIDLYMAGKYKLDELISRRLPLGQLNQGFDLMLQGEVKRSVIVY from the coding sequence ATGCGCGCGACGGCGGCGGTGCTCTACGAAGTCAAGAAACCGGTGGTGGTCGAGGACGTGGAGGTGCTCGAGCCGGACTCGCACGAGGTGCTCGTGCGGTGGGCCGCCAACGGGGTGTGCCACAGCGACCTGCACGTGATCACCGGGGACTACCCGCATCCGCTCCCGGTGGTGCTGGGCCACGAGGCGGCCGGGGTGGTGGAGAAGGTCGGACCCGACGTCGAGACCGTGAAGGTGGGCGATCACGTCTGCTCCAGCTACATCCCGTCGTGCGGGCGTTGCGCCTACTGCATCGGCGGCCAGCCGACGATGTGCGCGCTCCGCGACAAGCCGCGCTGGTTCATGCACGACGGCACCACGCGCTTCCGGCGCAACGGCCAGCCGCTGCACCACTTCCTGCAGGTGGCGGGGTACGCGACCCACGCGGTGCTGCCCGAGCTGAGCGTGATCCCGATCCGCGCCGACGCCCCGCTCGACGTGGTCTGCCTCGTGAGCTGCGGCGTGCTGGCCGGCGCCGGGCCGGTGTTCAACCGGGCCAAGGTGCCGCCGGGGGCGAGCGTGGCGGTCTGGGGCACCGGCGGCGTCGGGCTCAACACGATCCAGGCCGCGCGCATGCTGGGGGCCGGCAAGATCATCGCGGTCGACGTGATGCGCCAGAAGCTCGCGTGGGCCGAGGAGTTCGGGGCCACGCACACCGTCGACGCCTCGAAGGAGGACCCGGTCGCGGCGGTGCAGCGGATCAGCGGGAGCGGCGGGGTGGACTTCTCGTTCGAGGTCGTCGGCACCCAGCAGACCATCGAGCAGGCGGTGCTCGCCACGCATCGGGGCGGCACCTGCGTGGTCGTCGGCGTGTCACCGGCGGGCACGCGGATCTCGCTGGACCCGACGCTCTTCCTGCAGCAGCGCGTGCTGACCGGCACCTCGTTCGGCGGTGGACACCAGCGCACGGACGTGCCGATGCTGATCGACCTCTACATGGCGGGCAAGTACAAGCTCGACGAGCTGATCAGCCGGCGCCTGCCGCTCGGCCAGCTCAACCAGGGCTTCGACCTGATGCTCCAGGGCGAGGTGAAGCGCAGCGTGATCGTCTACTAG